Proteins co-encoded in one Methylobacterium sp. WL1 genomic window:
- a CDS encoding DegT/DnrJ/EryC1/StrS family aminotransferase gives MIPIAKPDVGEPEAEAAAAVVRSGWLTQGPQVAAFEAEFAAIVGAPHACAVSNCTTALHLALLAAGVGPGDEVVTVSHSFIATANAIAQCGATPIFVDIDPATFNMAPEAAAAAVTERTRAIVCVHQMGMPCDLEAIVALGRRSGIPVIEDAACAIGSERLQGDVWRPIGGPAGDVACFSFHPRKVLTTGDGGMITTANPEWDRKFRLWRQHGMSVSDVARHGSARVVAEEYTVAGFNYRMTDVQAAIGRAQLTRLPGLIARRRALADGYRARLADLPEVTPPPEPMGSRSNWQSFCIRLPETADQGAVMQAMLDQGIATRRGIMCAHLEPPYAEAPRRFALAESERARDHAILLPLYAGMDDAMQDQVVAGLRDALR, from the coding sequence ATGATCCCGATCGCGAAACCCGATGTCGGCGAGCCGGAAGCGGAGGCCGCCGCCGCCGTCGTCCGGTCCGGCTGGCTGACCCAGGGGCCGCAGGTCGCGGCCTTCGAGGCGGAGTTCGCCGCGATCGTCGGCGCGCCCCATGCCTGCGCGGTCTCGAACTGCACCACCGCGCTGCATCTCGCGCTCCTCGCCGCCGGGGTCGGACCCGGCGACGAGGTGGTGACGGTGAGCCACAGCTTCATCGCCACCGCCAACGCCATCGCCCAGTGCGGGGCGACGCCGATCTTCGTCGACATCGACCCGGCGACCTTCAACATGGCCCCGGAGGCCGCCGCCGCGGCGGTGACCGAGCGGACCAGGGCGATCGTCTGCGTCCACCAGATGGGCATGCCCTGCGACCTCGAGGCCATCGTGGCGCTCGGGCGCCGGTCCGGCATCCCGGTGATCGAGGACGCGGCCTGCGCGATCGGCTCCGAGCGGCTCCAGGGCGACGTCTGGCGGCCGATCGGCGGACCCGCAGGCGACGTCGCCTGCTTCTCGTTCCACCCGCGCAAGGTCCTGACCACCGGCGACGGCGGCATGATCACGACGGCCAATCCCGAATGGGACCGCAAGTTCAGGCTGTGGCGCCAGCACGGGATGAGCGTGTCCGACGTGGCGCGCCACGGCAGCGCCCGGGTGGTGGCCGAGGAATACACGGTCGCGGGCTTCAATTACCGGATGACCGACGTGCAGGCGGCCATCGGCCGTGCGCAGCTCACCCGGCTGCCCGGCCTGATCGCCCGTCGGCGCGCCCTCGCGGACGGTTACCGGGCGCGGCTCGCGGACCTGCCGGAGGTGACGCCGCCGCCCGAGCCGATGGGCTCGCGCAGCAACTGGCAGAGCTTCTGCATCCGCCTGCCGGAGACGGCCGACCAGGGCGCCGTGATGCAGGCGATGCTCGATCAGGGCATCGCCACCCGCCGGGGCATCATGTGCGCCCACCTGGAGCCGCCCTACGCCGAGGCGCCCCGGCGCTTCGCCCTGGCGGAATCGGAGCGGGCGCGCGACCACGCGATCCTGCTGCCGCTCTACGCCGGCATGGACGACGCGATGCAGGACCAGGTCGTCGCCGGCCTGCGCGACGCCCTGCGATGA
- a CDS encoding SDR family NAD(P)-dependent oxidoreductase — protein MRGTRILVTGGSGFIGSHIIDLLVEAGCDEIVAVDNMVRGRPENLKDALGSGRVRLVQGDIRDRALMDGLVKGTDVVFHQAALRITQCAAEPRQAFEVMATATFDLLERCVEAGVAKVVMASSASVYGMAESFPTTEKHHPYDNRTLYGAAKSFGEGLLRSFNDMYGLDYVALRYFNAYGPRMDLTGRYTEVMVRWMQRLAEGQSPIVFGDGLQTMDLVHVRDIARANILSATAPATDVVLNVGTGVETSLVDLAGHLTRIMGRDGTPLIHEAERAVNPVPRRLCDTSLARDLIGFEAEIGAAEGLADLVSWWSDEAGSDHLRRALA, from the coding sequence CTGCGCGGGACCCGGATCCTCGTCACCGGCGGATCCGGCTTCATCGGATCCCACATCATCGACCTGCTGGTCGAGGCCGGCTGCGACGAGATCGTGGCCGTCGACAACATGGTCCGCGGGCGGCCCGAGAACCTGAAGGACGCCCTCGGCTCGGGCCGTGTCCGGCTGGTGCAGGGCGACATCCGCGACCGGGCCCTGATGGACGGCCTGGTCAAGGGCACCGACGTGGTGTTCCACCAGGCGGCCCTCCGGATCACCCAATGCGCCGCCGAGCCGCGTCAGGCCTTCGAGGTGATGGCGACCGCGACCTTCGACCTGCTGGAGCGCTGCGTCGAGGCCGGCGTCGCCAAGGTGGTGATGGCCTCGTCCGCGTCGGTCTACGGCATGGCCGAGAGCTTCCCGACCACGGAGAAGCACCACCCATACGACAACCGCACCCTCTACGGGGCGGCCAAGTCGTTCGGCGAGGGCCTGCTGCGCTCGTTCAACGACATGTACGGCCTGGACTACGTCGCCCTGCGCTACTTCAACGCCTACGGGCCGCGCATGGACCTGACCGGCCGCTACACCGAGGTGATGGTGCGCTGGATGCAGCGCCTGGCCGAGGGTCAGTCCCCCATCGTGTTCGGTGACGGCCTGCAGACCATGGACCTCGTCCATGTCCGCGACATCGCCCGGGCCAACATCCTGTCGGCGACCGCACCGGCCACCGACGTGGTGCTGAATGTCGGCACCGGCGTGGAGACCTCCCTGGTCGATCTCGCCGGCCATCTCACCCGGATCATGGGCCGGGACGGCACCCCGCTGATCCATGAGGCCGAGCGCGCCGTGAACCCGGTGCCCCGGCGCCTGTGCGACACCAGCCTCGCCCGGGATCTGATCGGCTTCGAGGCCGAGATCGGGGCGGCCGAGGGCCTCGCCGACCTGGTGTCCTGGTGGAGCGACGAGGCCGGTTCGGATCACCTGAGGCGGGCGCTGGCATGA
- a CDS encoding DegT/DnrJ/EryC1/StrS family aminotransferase — protein MIPFLDLKAQYAAIGGDVETAVLNVLRSGDFVLGPAVTAFEAAFAEACGAKHAVAVSSGTAALHLALLALDIGPGDEVITVSATFVATVAAVLYAGATPVLVDIDPVTWTMDPALVEAAITPRTKAILPVHLHGRMADLDALGAIARRHGLALVEDAAQAHLAEHGGRKAGTIGDIGCFSFYPGKNLGAYGEGGAIVTDRDDLAEAARCLRDWGQQGKYNHVRHGFNLRMDGVQGAVLGTKLPYLEGWTRARQAVAAEYGARLAGLGLDLPGPAGRDHAFHVYAVSTPDREGLRQHLAEAGVATGIHYPVPVHRQPAYRHLDDGTGRLPVTERLAARTLSLPMFPELTSSQIDSVCRAVSSYCEVADAKAA, from the coding sequence GTGATCCCGTTTCTCGACCTCAAGGCGCAATACGCGGCCATCGGCGGCGACGTCGAGACCGCCGTCCTCAACGTCCTGCGCAGCGGCGACTTCGTCCTCGGACCGGCGGTCACCGCGTTCGAGGCGGCCTTCGCCGAGGCCTGCGGCGCCAAGCACGCGGTCGCCGTCAGCAGCGGCACCGCGGCGCTCCATCTCGCGCTGCTGGCCCTGGATATCGGCCCGGGCGACGAGGTGATCACGGTCTCGGCCACCTTCGTGGCCACCGTCGCGGCGGTGCTCTACGCCGGCGCGACGCCGGTCCTCGTCGACATCGACCCGGTGACCTGGACCATGGATCCGGCCCTGGTCGAGGCGGCGATCACGCCCCGCACCAAGGCGATCCTGCCGGTGCACCTCCACGGCCGCATGGCCGATCTGGACGCGCTCGGGGCCATCGCCCGGCGCCACGGCCTCGCCCTGGTGGAGGACGCCGCGCAGGCGCATCTCGCCGAGCACGGCGGCCGGAAAGCCGGCACGATCGGGGATATCGGCTGCTTCAGCTTCTATCCCGGCAAGAACCTGGGCGCGTACGGCGAGGGCGGTGCCATCGTCACCGACCGGGACGACCTCGCCGAGGCGGCGCGGTGCCTGCGCGATTGGGGCCAACAGGGCAAGTACAACCACGTCCGGCACGGCTTCAACCTGCGCATGGACGGGGTCCAGGGCGCGGTCCTGGGCACCAAGCTCCCCTACCTGGAGGGCTGGACCCGGGCCCGGCAGGCGGTCGCGGCCGAGTACGGCGCGCGGCTCGCAGGCCTCGGGCTCGACCTGCCCGGTCCGGCCGGACGCGACCACGCCTTCCACGTCTACGCGGTCAGCACCCCCGACCGCGAGGGCCTGCGCCAGCACTTGGCCGAGGCCGGCGTCGCCACCGGGATCCACTACCCCGTCCCGGTCCACAGGCAGCCCGCCTACCGCCACCTCGACGACGGGACCGGCCGCCTGCCGGTCACCGAGCGCCTGGCCGCCCGGACCCTGTCCCTGCCGATGTTCCCGGAACTGACGTCCAGCCAGATCGACAGCGTCTGCCGGGCCGTCTCGAGCTACTGCGAGGTCGCCGATGCAAAAGCTGCGTGA